In Comamonas sp. lk, the following proteins share a genomic window:
- a CDS encoding tripartite tricarboxylate transporter substrate-binding protein, which yields MERFFSLRKVTAMLAVACAAVAPGVAAASDTDNTPTRIVIGFAPGGALDVLARSIADKLRVSLGGVVLVENKTGASTRLAVEAVKRAPPDGKTILISPAPPFVLFPMTYTRPGYDPDKDFIPVAYLADVPLVASTSVNQPFKTMPEYVSWVRKHPETAGFGMASMGGAIHFGTLAMSKSLNLPLTPTAYRGASMMVTDVMGGSLPIGIDAIASQVGLQKSGKLRFLGVTGTKRSTLLPDVPTLKEVGIPGFDMASGWYSAFVPTGTPAATVSRLEKAFIEAVKDPALRAKMAVAGMEINGLPGAEAGKIIQTQRAQWKPIVEASGFVAND from the coding sequence CCAGCGATACCGACAACACCCCCACGCGAATCGTCATCGGCTTTGCGCCGGGCGGCGCGCTTGATGTGCTCGCGCGCTCGATCGCGGACAAGCTGCGCGTTTCGCTGGGTGGAGTCGTTCTGGTGGAGAACAAAACGGGCGCATCCACTCGCCTGGCCGTTGAAGCGGTCAAACGGGCGCCGCCGGATGGAAAGACAATTTTGATCTCGCCAGCGCCGCCTTTTGTTCTGTTTCCTATGACCTATACGCGCCCCGGCTACGATCCCGACAAGGATTTCATCCCCGTGGCCTATCTTGCGGACGTACCGTTGGTCGCATCCACCAGCGTCAACCAGCCGTTCAAGACCATGCCTGAATATGTCAGCTGGGTGCGCAAGCATCCGGAAACTGCCGGGTTTGGCATGGCTTCGATGGGCGGCGCCATCCATTTTGGTACTCTTGCGATGAGCAAGTCCTTGAATCTGCCCCTGACGCCAACCGCCTACCGCGGCGCGTCGATGATGGTTACCGATGTGATGGGTGGCTCGCTGCCCATAGGCATTGACGCCATTGCCAGCCAGGTAGGACTGCAAAAGTCCGGCAAGCTGCGTTTCCTGGGTGTGACCGGCACCAAGCGATCGACTTTGCTACCTGATGTTCCCACGCTCAAGGAAGTCGGTATCCCCGGATTCGACATGGCCTCGGGATGGTACTCGGCCTTCGTACCGACTGGCACACCTGCAGCAACCGTCAGCCGTCTTGAGAAAGCCTTCATAGAGGCGGTCAAGGATCCGGCCTTGCGCGCGAAGATGGCCGTGGCTGGTATGGAAATTAACGGCTTGCCTGGCGCGGAGGCAGGCAAGATCATCCAGACGCAGCGCGCGCAGTGGAAGCCCATAGTTGAGGCCTCAGGCTTTGTTGCCAACGACTGA
- a CDS encoding pyridoxal phosphate-dependent aminotransferase, translating to MTPTFPSKLPHVGTTIFTVMSAMAAEHKAVNLGQGFPDFGCDPQLLDAVDAAMRAGHNQYPPMSGWPALREAVASKIEALHARRYDANTEITITAGATQAILTIILATVHAGDEVIVLDPCYDSYVPNIELAGGVAVRVPLTPGTFRPDFARIAAAITPRTRLLIINSPHNPSATIWTDAEMRQLQTLLAPTNVLLISDEVYEHMVFDGAQHQSTARFAGLAERAFIVSSFGKTYHVTGWKVGTVAAPAALTAEFRKVHQFNVFTVNTPMQAGLASYMQDPAPYLNLSAFYQAKRDLFTSGLQGSRLKLLPTAGTYFLCADISSVSDLNEADFCQWLVKEVGVAAIPLSAFYGDGFDQRVVRFCFAKKDETLIEAAARLRKL from the coding sequence GTGACTCCTACCTTTCCCAGCAAGCTGCCCCATGTGGGCACCACGATCTTCACCGTCATGTCGGCCATGGCTGCAGAGCACAAAGCTGTCAATCTAGGCCAGGGCTTTCCTGACTTTGGCTGCGATCCACAGTTGCTGGATGCCGTCGACGCCGCCATGCGCGCCGGCCACAACCAGTACCCACCCATGAGCGGCTGGCCGGCCTTGCGTGAAGCAGTCGCGTCAAAAATAGAAGCACTTCACGCCCGCCGATACGACGCCAACACTGAAATCACCATTACGGCGGGCGCCACCCAGGCCATTCTGACCATCATCCTGGCTACCGTGCATGCGGGCGACGAAGTCATCGTTCTCGACCCCTGCTACGACAGCTATGTGCCCAATATCGAGCTGGCAGGCGGCGTGGCCGTGCGTGTACCACTCACGCCGGGCACCTTCCGCCCGGACTTTGCAAGAATCGCCGCAGCCATCACGCCGCGCACCCGGCTGCTGATCATCAACAGCCCGCACAACCCCAGCGCCACCATCTGGACCGATGCCGAGATGCGCCAGCTGCAGACCCTGCTTGCGCCCACCAATGTGCTGCTGATTTCCGACGAGGTCTATGAGCACATGGTCTTTGACGGTGCCCAGCACCAGAGCACTGCCCGCTTTGCCGGTCTGGCCGAGCGCGCCTTCATCGTCTCCAGCTTTGGCAAGACCTATCACGTCACAGGCTGGAAAGTGGGAACCGTGGCCGCGCCTGCCGCCCTCACGGCCGAATTCCGCAAGGTGCACCAGTTCAACGTGTTCACCGTGAACACGCCCATGCAGGCTGGCCTGGCCAGCTATATGCAAGACCCGGCGCCCTATCTCAATCTCTCCGCCTTCTACCAAGCCAAGCGTGACCTGTTCACCAGCGGCCTGCAAGGATCACGCCTGAAGCTCTTGCCCACGGCGGGCACGTATTTTCTGTGTGCCGATATCTCGTCGGTATCCGACCTGAACGAGGCCGACTTCTGCCAATGGCTGGTCAAGGAAGTAGGCGTCGCCGCCATTCCGCTGTCGGCCTTTTATGGCGATGGCTTCGATCAGCGTGTGGTGCGCTTTTGCTTTGCCAAAAAGGACGAAACCCTGATCGAAGCGGCCGCACGCTTGCGCAAGCTGTAA
- a CDS encoding CysB family HTH-type transcriptional regulator, which translates to MNLHQFRFVQEAARRNLNLTEAAKALHTSQPGVSKAIIELEEELGIDIFARHGKRLKRITEPGQEVLKSIELIMREVGNLKRIGEQYSAQDSGTLSIATTHTQARYVLPPAVARLREMYPKVTISLHQATPAEVARMVIDEVAEIGMATESLADYPDLVTLPCYEWQHVLVLPTGHPLAQKERITLDDIAHEALITYHRSFTGRSKIDHAFEMRRLQPHIVLEAIDADVIKTYVRLGLGIGIVAEMAMRDEPTNDLVVRPVGHLFGSSVARVAIKRGAYLRNFVYKFAELLSDRLSRDLIIRAMSGSVDDFGL; encoded by the coding sequence ATGAATCTGCACCAATTTCGCTTTGTTCAAGAGGCCGCGCGCCGCAACCTCAACCTCACCGAGGCTGCCAAGGCCTTGCATACGTCCCAGCCCGGGGTCTCCAAGGCCATCATCGAGCTGGAAGAAGAACTGGGCATCGATATCTTTGCCCGCCATGGCAAGCGCCTCAAGCGCATTACCGAGCCCGGGCAGGAAGTGCTCAAAAGCATAGAGCTCATCATGCGCGAAGTAGGCAACTTGAAGCGCATTGGCGAGCAGTACAGCGCCCAGGACAGCGGCACACTCAGCATCGCTACCACGCACACCCAGGCGCGCTATGTGCTGCCTCCTGCCGTGGCTCGCTTGCGCGAGATGTACCCCAAGGTCACCATCAGTCTGCACCAGGCCACGCCCGCCGAAGTGGCACGCATGGTGATAGACGAAGTTGCCGAAATCGGCATGGCCACCGAATCACTGGCAGATTACCCCGACCTGGTCACCCTGCCCTGCTATGAATGGCAGCACGTGCTGGTTTTGCCCACAGGCCATCCGCTGGCGCAAAAAGAGCGCATCACGCTGGACGACATCGCCCACGAAGCCCTGATCACTTATCACCGCTCCTTCACCGGCCGCAGCAAGATCGACCACGCTTTTGAAATGCGTCGGCTGCAGCCGCACATTGTGCTGGAAGCGATTGATGCCGACGTGATCAAGACCTATGTGCGCCTGGGTCTGGGCATTGGCATCGTGGCCGAGATGGCCATGCGTGACGAGCCTACCAATGACCTGGTGGTTCGTCCCGTGGGCCATTTGTTTGGCTCCAGCGTGGCGCGCGTAGCCATCAAGCGCGGCGCATACTTGCGCAACTTCGTCTACAAATTTGCCGAGCTGCTGAGCGACCGCCTCTCGCGCGACCTCATCATCCGCGCCATGAGCGGCAGCGTGGACGATTTCGGGCTGTAA
- a CDS encoding HD domain-containing phosphohydrolase — translation MPMRIKFQHWIVSASTLLILLLTAVFMALVFGQFQGLAVSSAEEKFNLIADKVFLQLEESLQTEKRFVEIMSTSDVGLPNTDTAFEDAENLLPTVSRALQTMPIRFSAYFGFPNDDFLQVIAVRSNPAIEADLYAPPGTFEAYRTIRANLRTENWSFRDQDGQVLGERTTPTTYRPSQRVWYTQAKNAKTVQVSAPYIFVETASHGLTFSAPTPNGTAVFGSDITLTAFNDILNRLKLSPHATVLVTDEELRVLAKRKGGALYGDLPPGQIVSLRDLDNKYLKAVADLGRPSKDLLAETIELAGENFMLTSRRMTSVQGANYRIYVIAPLSDFTGIVLKTQQNVLWAALAAIVLLIPIAYLGTRGVTRSLTALTRQSERIRQLDFSTKPEPVPSRLYEVHVLSRAQEVMHDSLKERTEALEAATQKLTRLVDIGILLGREKDKNTLLKNVLLGARDIAHCQSAALFLKTDHQTLRLTMLTDDIPMPELELNLRDASTGESCHHSASADAVWSGKTVVVDDVASDKRFDFTEALKLAEISGHDIRSLLTLPLSAHEGEVLGVILLRNALDPKTGRLSRFDSDTVKYAEALAAEAAIIIENQQLIQAQKELMDSMIKIIAGAIDAKSAYTGGHCERVPELAVMLAEEASKVNDGPLADFSFRNEDEWQEFRIGAWLHDCGKVTTPEYVVDKATKLETIYNRIHEIRTRFEVLLRDAMIERLESIWERGVPPSQADAIFQQKQTQLLADYAFVAQSNVGGEFMAPERVERIAAIGSMTWMRHFDDRLGLSQEEENRLTSQPAPTLPAQERLLADKPHHIVPRTAESTPDAKYGFQVKVPQHLYNQGEVYNLSISRGTLTEEERFKINEHIIQTIVMLDNMPFPKHLKRVPEYASTHHETLSGTGYPRKLLDKDLSVPSRIMAIADIFEALTASDRPYKKAKTLSEAIKILSFFKKDRHIDPVLFDLFLTSGVYRRYAERFLLPEQMDEVDVAMYITST, via the coding sequence ATGCCAATGCGCATCAAATTTCAGCACTGGATTGTTTCGGCCAGCACTCTTCTGATCCTGCTCCTGACTGCTGTCTTCATGGCGCTGGTATTCGGGCAATTCCAAGGCTTGGCCGTCAGCAGCGCAGAAGAGAAGTTCAATTTGATCGCAGACAAGGTATTCCTCCAACTGGAAGAGTCACTGCAGACGGAAAAGCGCTTCGTGGAGATCATGTCAACCAGCGATGTGGGTTTGCCCAATACCGACACCGCCTTTGAGGATGCTGAAAATCTCTTACCCACGGTTTCACGGGCATTGCAAACCATGCCCATCCGCTTCTCAGCCTATTTCGGCTTTCCGAATGACGATTTTCTTCAGGTGATTGCCGTACGGTCCAACCCGGCAATAGAAGCCGACCTGTATGCCCCGCCCGGCACCTTCGAAGCGTATCGAACCATTCGAGCCAATCTGCGCACGGAAAACTGGTCATTCCGGGACCAAGACGGCCAGGTGTTGGGAGAGCGCACCACACCCACGACTTACCGGCCCAGCCAACGGGTCTGGTATACCCAGGCCAAAAACGCGAAGACGGTACAAGTCAGCGCGCCCTATATTTTTGTGGAAACAGCATCTCACGGTTTGACATTTTCGGCCCCCACGCCCAACGGCACTGCGGTGTTCGGCAGCGACATCACGTTGACAGCGTTCAACGACATCCTCAATCGCTTGAAACTCAGCCCCCATGCCACGGTACTGGTCACCGATGAAGAGCTTCGCGTGCTGGCCAAGCGCAAGGGAGGTGCGCTGTATGGCGACCTCCCGCCGGGCCAAATCGTCTCCCTGCGGGACCTGGACAACAAATACCTCAAGGCCGTTGCAGACCTGGGCCGTCCATCCAAGGACTTGCTCGCTGAAACCATAGAGCTGGCGGGCGAGAACTTCATGCTAACATCGCGCCGCATGACGTCTGTGCAGGGAGCAAATTACCGCATCTATGTCATCGCGCCCCTGAGCGATTTCACTGGAATTGTTCTCAAGACCCAGCAGAACGTGTTGTGGGCCGCATTAGCGGCCATCGTGTTGTTGATCCCAATCGCCTACCTGGGCACACGCGGCGTAACGCGCTCACTGACCGCCCTGACGCGCCAATCAGAGCGCATTCGACAACTGGACTTCTCGACCAAGCCCGAACCAGTGCCCTCGCGGCTTTACGAAGTGCATGTTCTTAGCAGGGCACAGGAAGTCATGCACGACTCATTGAAGGAACGCACCGAGGCCCTGGAGGCTGCGACTCAAAAGCTCACCCGCCTGGTGGACATAGGCATTCTGCTGGGCAGGGAGAAGGACAAGAACACGCTACTCAAGAATGTGTTGCTTGGCGCACGCGACATTGCGCACTGTCAGTCCGCCGCTTTGTTCCTGAAAACCGATCATCAGACGCTGCGGCTCACCATGCTCACCGACGACATACCGATGCCCGAGCTGGAATTGAACTTGCGCGACGCCAGCACGGGAGAGTCCTGCCATCACTCCGCCAGCGCGGATGCCGTATGGAGCGGTAAGACCGTCGTCGTGGACGATGTTGCATCGGACAAGCGCTTCGACTTCACGGAGGCATTGAAGCTTGCAGAAATTTCCGGTCATGACATCCGCTCGCTCCTGACGCTGCCGCTCAGCGCACATGAGGGAGAGGTGCTGGGGGTCATCCTGTTGAGGAACGCGCTGGATCCTAAAACGGGTCGGCTCAGCCGCTTCGACAGCGACACCGTGAAGTATGCCGAGGCCCTGGCTGCGGAGGCGGCGATCATCATCGAGAACCAGCAGCTCATCCAGGCTCAGAAAGAGCTGATGGACTCGATGATCAAGATCATCGCCGGCGCTATCGATGCCAAGAGTGCCTACACCGGCGGACATTGCGAGCGGGTACCCGAGCTGGCCGTGATGCTGGCCGAGGAAGCAAGCAAGGTCAATGACGGCCCCCTGGCAGACTTCAGCTTCCGCAACGAAGACGAGTGGCAGGAGTTCCGCATCGGCGCCTGGCTGCATGACTGCGGCAAGGTGACCACGCCAGAGTATGTGGTGGACAAGGCCACCAAACTGGAAACCATCTACAACCGTATTCACGAAATTCGAACACGCTTCGAAGTGCTGTTGCGCGATGCCATGATCGAGCGCTTGGAATCCATCTGGGAGCGCGGTGTCCCCCCCAGTCAGGCCGATGCAATCTTCCAGCAAAAGCAAACGCAGTTGCTTGCAGACTATGCCTTCGTCGCGCAATCCAATGTAGGTGGGGAGTTCATGGCCCCGGAACGCGTAGAGCGCATCGCGGCCATCGGAAGCATGACTTGGATGCGGCATTTCGACGACCGCCTCGGCCTGTCGCAGGAGGAAGAAAATCGCCTGACCAGCCAGCCAGCCCCCACGTTGCCGGCCCAAGAGCGCTTGCTCGCTGACAAGCCCCATCATATTGTCCCGCGTACGGCCGAAAGCACCCCGGACGCCAAATACGGCTTTCAGGTCAAGGTACCGCAACACCTTTACAACCAAGGTGAGGTCTACAACCTGAGCATCTCGCGCGGCACCTTGACGGAAGAGGAGCGCTTCAAGATCAACGAGCACATCATCCAGACCATCGTCATGCTGGACAACATGCCTTTTCCCAAGCACCTGAAGCGGGTGCCTGAGTACGCAAGCACGCACCACGAAACCCTGAGCGGAACAGGTTACCCTCGCAAGCTTCTGGACAAGGATCTCTCCGTTCCATCGCGGATCATGGCCATCGCCGATATCTTCGAAGCTTTGACGGCCAGCGACCGCCCTTACAAGAAGGCAAAAACGCTGTCGGAGGCCATCAAGATCCTGTCTTTTTTCAAGAAGGACAGGCATATTGACCCAGTGCTGTTCGATCTGTTCCTGACCTCAGGTGTCTACAGGCGCTATGCAGAGCGCTTTCTCTTGCCTGAACAGATGGACGAGGTTGACGTGGCCATGTACATCACCAGCACCTGA
- a CDS encoding CbiX/SirB N-terminal domain-containing protein has translation MENSSHFPQTSPATKPGLILLAHGSRDALWRQPIEAVQQAVAEQQPQLPCLCAYLDACAPDLPSAAAELLSQGVNYFTVLPLFLGTGKHAREDIPRLIEVLRQQHPHCRFEVLTAAGEDPRITALLADMALKAIGARPTADSAR, from the coding sequence ATGGAAAACTCAAGCCATTTCCCTCAAACAAGCCCGGCCACCAAACCCGGGCTGATCCTTCTGGCCCACGGCTCGCGCGATGCTCTGTGGCGTCAGCCAATTGAGGCCGTACAGCAAGCCGTGGCCGAGCAGCAGCCCCAGCTGCCTTGCCTGTGCGCCTATCTGGACGCCTGCGCTCCGGATCTGCCATCGGCCGCTGCCGAACTACTGAGCCAAGGCGTCAACTATTTCACCGTGCTGCCGCTATTTCTGGGCACAGGCAAGCATGCGCGCGAAGACATTCCGCGCCTGATTGAGGTTCTGCGCCAGCAGCACCCTCACTGCCGCTTTGAAGTGCTGACCGCTGCCGGAGAAGACCCTCGCATAACGGCCTTGCTGGCCGATATGGCACTCAAAGCCATCGGTGCCCGGCCAACTGCAGACAGCGCCAGATAA
- the lptG gene encoding LPS export ABC transporter permease LptG has product MKVLRGLIYRQILAAVLYVTLAFLALFFFFDLVDEMRWVSRNSAYDITQALLFVALAIPGHLYELMPIAVLIGTIFVMARFAQSSEFTIMRTSGMGPWLALRTLLVLGAFFVAVTVIVGDYAAPAADNVAQKLRALSKGQLTRGATGAWLKEKQGDHSIAINVRAVKAPGDFVSVRVFEFDGDGRIVRQLNATAAQVDEDNDQWLMQGVQESRLSTEGDNTKLVRSTHKSMAWPTKVTAAMVSGALLKPDSMSTIALFQFIRHLDANGQAVQKYEIEFWRKVFYPLSCLVMVVLALPFAYLHFRSGGIATYVFGGVMAGISFFLLNNVFGYIGTLQTWWPWLTAAAPGLLYTALSLSAFGWLVLRR; this is encoded by the coding sequence ATGAAAGTATTGCGCGGGCTGATCTATCGCCAGATCCTGGCTGCCGTCCTCTACGTAACACTGGCCTTTCTGGCCCTGTTCTTCTTTTTCGATCTGGTCGATGAGATGCGTTGGGTCAGCCGAAACTCGGCCTACGACATCACGCAGGCGCTGCTGTTCGTGGCGCTTGCCATTCCAGGCCATCTCTACGAGCTGATGCCAATTGCCGTGCTGATAGGCACCATTTTCGTCATGGCGCGCTTTGCCCAAAGCTCGGAATTCACCATCATGCGCACCAGCGGCATGGGCCCCTGGCTGGCCTTGCGCACCTTGCTGGTTCTGGGTGCATTCTTTGTAGCCGTCACCGTGATCGTTGGCGACTACGCCGCCCCCGCAGCAGACAATGTGGCGCAAAAATTGCGCGCTTTGAGCAAGGGCCAGCTCACCCGGGGTGCCACCGGCGCCTGGCTCAAGGAAAAACAGGGCGATCACTCCATTGCCATCAATGTGCGTGCTGTCAAGGCTCCAGGCGATTTCGTCAGCGTTCGTGTATTCGAATTTGACGGCGACGGCCGCATCGTGCGCCAGCTCAATGCGACCGCTGCCCAGGTGGATGAAGACAACGATCAATGGCTGATGCAGGGCGTGCAGGAAAGCCGTCTGTCTACCGAAGGCGACAACACCAAGTTGGTTCGCAGCACGCATAAATCCATGGCTTGGCCCACCAAGGTCACTGCGGCCATGGTTTCCGGTGCACTGCTCAAGCCCGACAGCATGTCCACCATTGCCCTGTTCCAGTTCATACGCCATCTGGATGCCAACGGCCAAGCCGTGCAAAAGTACGAAATCGAGTTCTGGCGCAAGGTGTTCTATCCCTTGAGCTGTCTGGTCATGGTGGTGCTGGCCCTGCCTTTTGCCTATCTGCACTTCCGTTCAGGCGGCATTGCCACTTATGTCTTTGGCGGGGTGATGGCTGGCATTAGCTTTTTCCTGCTCAACAACGTGTTTGGTTATATCGGCACCTTGCAGACCTGGTGGCCATGGCTGACCGCCGCAGCACCGGGCCTGCTCTACACCGCGCTATCGCTTTCAGCCTTTGGCTGGTTGGTACTCAGACGTTGA
- the lptF gene encoding LPS export ABC transporter permease LptF → MLFDSSIRKELARSFGATAVVLITVVMTMMLIRTLGQAYKGSVSPSDVMLVMGFTVLGQLPTILALSMFVAIVGSLSRMYRDSEMVIWFASGQGLASLLRPLLRFAWPVILVTTGLALGVLPWSYAQIEQIKTQFQQRSDIDRIAPGEFQESAGGNRVFFIDKDAPSAMAASNVFIVSNDPGRESVTSAKGARLEVINGERVVILMDGQRMETRASDGTVKVSDFKEYGTQIDGENPISMEEQAARSMPTMELMQRNEPIARSVLGWRLGLPLAALNFVILGLAVSSVNPRAGNSSSLMIALFAFIVYYNLMTLGESWVSSGKLSMTALLLLLHGTTFVASMFILLVRHKRWSLRDLLSRKSATGAAR, encoded by the coding sequence ATGTTATTCGATTCATCCATACGCAAAGAGCTGGCCCGCAGCTTTGGGGCGACGGCCGTGGTTCTTATCACTGTGGTGATGACCATGATGCTGATCCGCACCCTGGGTCAAGCTTACAAGGGCAGTGTCAGCCCTTCCGACGTAATGCTGGTCATGGGCTTTACCGTGCTCGGGCAATTACCCACGATTCTTGCACTGAGCATGTTCGTGGCCATCGTGGGTTCGCTGTCACGCATGTACCGAGACAGCGAAATGGTCATCTGGTTTGCTTCCGGCCAGGGCTTGGCATCGCTGCTGCGGCCGCTGCTGCGTTTCGCCTGGCCGGTCATCCTGGTCACCACCGGTTTGGCCCTGGGCGTGCTGCCATGGTCATATGCCCAGATCGAGCAGATCAAGACCCAGTTTCAGCAGCGCAGCGACATTGACCGGATTGCACCCGGTGAGTTCCAGGAATCCGCAGGCGGCAACCGGGTCTTTTTCATCGACAAGGATGCGCCAAGTGCCATGGCGGCCAGCAATGTATTCATTGTCTCCAATGATCCGGGACGCGAATCCGTCACCTCGGCCAAGGGTGCACGCCTGGAAGTCATCAATGGCGAGCGTGTGGTGATTCTCATGGACGGCCAGCGCATGGAAACCCGCGCCAGCGATGGCACGGTCAAGGTCAGCGATTTCAAGGAATACGGCACCCAGATCGACGGCGAGAACCCCATCTCCATGGAAGAGCAGGCCGCTCGCAGCATGCCCACCATGGAGTTGATGCAGCGTAACGAACCGATTGCCCGCTCGGTGCTGGGCTGGCGCCTGGGCCTGCCGCTGGCGGCTCTCAATTTCGTGATTCTGGGACTGGCCGTCTCCAGCGTGAACCCCCGTGCTGGCAATAGCTCCAGCCTCATGATTGCCTTGTTCGCCTTTATCGTTTATTACAACCTCATGACCCTGGGCGAAAGCTGGGTCTCCTCCGGAAAACTCAGCATGACCGCCTTGCTGCTGCTGCTGCACGGCACCACCTTTGTCGCCAGCATGTTCATCTTGCTGGTACGCCACAAGCGCTGGTCATTGCGTGATCTGCTGAGCCGCAAATCCGCCACGGGAGCCGCACGATGA
- a CDS encoding leucyl aminopeptidase, giving the protein MNFELKALTAAAAAREKCDLLLVLVSEEAALGSDAIGTLAAHAIKHGDFALSCGKQLQMYQVPAVAARRVVLLGAGKGTAKDVRSALAACASLLKTEGIAKAVLSFSFEASAQAVAAAVQVLADATYVYTHTKPQAKAVALKKVLLGVPSKSAALSAAFDLAVAQMEGVETAREWANRPANHATPTLLANAARGIAKSARMSCKIHGPAEVAKLGMGAFMAVAQGSREPLRLIELHYNGAAKNVAPIVLVGKGITFDTGGISLKPAAEMDEMKFDMGGAASVLGVFQALAKLQPAINVVGVIPACENMPDGAAVKPGDVVTSMSGQTIEILNTDAEGRLVLCDALTYAARFKPSAMVNMATLTGACVVALGGVRSGLFTADDALAQALQNAGDAAHDLCWRLPLDDEYAEGLKSNFADMGNVAGRAGGAITAAKFLQKFVGDIPWAHLDIAGTAWKSGAAKGGTGRPVGLLLHYLLAQESVAKAATKTAAKAPAKTSAKTSAKTSTKASTRSSAKTPATKPVVKAIKAAAASSDSTGATKPRAVRAKPVVAGGSAI; this is encoded by the coding sequence ATGAACTTTGAACTGAAGGCTCTGACCGCTGCCGCTGCAGCGCGTGAGAAATGTGACTTGTTGCTGGTGCTGGTTTCCGAAGAGGCTGCATTGGGCAGCGATGCCATCGGTACCTTGGCGGCCCATGCCATTAAACACGGTGATTTTGCCTTGTCTTGCGGCAAACAACTGCAGATGTACCAAGTACCCGCAGTGGCTGCCCGTCGCGTGGTGTTGTTGGGCGCCGGCAAAGGCACGGCCAAGGACGTGCGCAGCGCACTGGCGGCTTGCGCATCCCTGCTCAAGACGGAAGGCATTGCCAAGGCGGTGCTGAGCTTCTCCTTCGAGGCTTCGGCGCAGGCGGTTGCCGCGGCCGTACAGGTGTTGGCTGATGCCACTTATGTCTACACCCATACCAAGCCCCAGGCCAAGGCTGTGGCGCTGAAAAAAGTGTTGCTGGGTGTACCTTCGAAATCGGCAGCCCTGTCTGCCGCTTTCGATCTGGCTGTAGCGCAGATGGAAGGTGTTGAAACTGCACGCGAGTGGGCCAATCGCCCCGCCAATCATGCAACGCCGACCTTGCTGGCCAATGCTGCGCGCGGCATTGCCAAGTCGGCGCGCATGAGCTGCAAGATTCATGGCCCGGCCGAAGTTGCCAAATTGGGCATGGGAGCCTTCATGGCCGTGGCCCAGGGCTCGCGTGAGCCTTTGCGTCTGATCGAGCTGCATTACAACGGTGCGGCCAAGAACGTGGCCCCGATTGTGCTGGTAGGCAAGGGCATCACCTTTGATACCGGCGGCATTTCGCTCAAGCCCGCAGCCGAGATGGACGAGATGAAGTTCGACATGGGGGGCGCTGCCAGTGTGCTGGGCGTGTTCCAGGCGCTGGCCAAGCTGCAGCCGGCAATCAATGTGGTGGGCGTGATTCCTGCTTGTGAAAACATGCCCGATGGTGCAGCCGTCAAGCCCGGCGATGTGGTGACCAGCATGAGCGGCCAAACCATTGAGATTCTCAATACCGATGCCGAAGGCCGTCTGGTGCTGTGCGACGCACTGACTTACGCTGCCCGCTTCAAACCCAGCGCCATGGTCAATATGGCCACGCTCACCGGAGCCTGCGTGGTGGCCCTGGGTGGCGTGCGCAGCGGTCTGTTCACGGCAGACGATGCTTTGGCGCAGGCGCTGCAAAACGCCGGTGATGCGGCCCATGACCTGTGCTGGCGCTTGCCGCTGGATGACGAATATGCCGAAGGTCTGAAGAGCAATTTTGCCGATATGGGCAATGTGGCCGGGCGCGCCGGCGGCGCAATCACTGCTGCCAAGTTCTTGCAGAAATTCGTGGGCGACATTCCCTGGGCGCATCTGGATATCGCCGGTACGGCCTGGAAGAGTGGCGCAGCCAAGGGCGGTACAGGTAGGCCCGTGGGCTTGTTGCTGCACTATCTGCTGGCGCAGGAAAGTGTTGCAAAGGCCGCGACCAAGACCGCAGCCAAAGCTCCGGCTAAAACCTCGGCAAAGACTTCGGCGAAAACATCAACCAAGGCCTCGACCAGATCATCTGCCAAAACTCCGGCGACCAAGCCTGTAGTGAAGGCGATAAAGGCGGCAGCCGCGAGCTCTGACTCCACAGGCGCGACCAAGCCGCGTGCCGTGCGTGCCAAGCCAGTTGTTGCTGGCGGCTCCGCCATCTGA
- a CDS encoding DNA polymerase III subunit chi, producing MTEIAFHFNAPDKQAYVCRFARKAIKHGARLVILAEEAQLASLSPKLWAVSPTDFLAHSRISDGAQLVSAAPIVLTSSLQDLPHHDVLVNLTRQVPESFEQFARVVEIVSSVDEMDRHDARERWKDYAARGYAIVRHDLNLKG from the coding sequence GTGACTGAAATCGCTTTTCATTTCAACGCGCCTGACAAGCAGGCCTATGTCTGCCGTTTTGCGCGCAAGGCCATCAAGCATGGCGCCCGCCTTGTTATCCTGGCCGAGGAGGCGCAGCTTGCCAGCCTCTCGCCCAAGCTGTGGGCTGTTTCGCCCACGGATTTTCTGGCCCATTCACGTATCAGCGACGGTGCGCAACTGGTCTCGGCCGCTCCCATTGTGTTGACAAGCTCGTTGCAGGACTTGCCCCATCACGATGTGTTGGTCAACCTCACCCGGCAGGTGCCGGAGTCTTTCGAGCAGTTCGCACGCGTGGTGGAAATCGTCTCGTCCGTGGACGAAATGGACCGCCATGATGCGCGCGAGCGCTGGAAAGACTATGCAGCGCGTGGCTATGCCATCGTGCGGCATGACTTGAATCTCAAGGGGTAG